GACCGGGTCGTCCAGCGTCGCGCCGGCATCCGCGCCCTCGACCTCGTCGGCGGGCGTGGGCCGCAGGCCGGGGCGGAGGCGGTAGAGCACGGTGGTGAACCAGTGCGGGTCGACCATCGACCGGGTGATCACCACCAGGGGCAGGCCCTCCCGCTCGATCAGCACGGTCCAGCGGCGCTCGCTCGGCTCGCCCACGATCGCGATCGGCGTGTACGGGCTGGCCACGTCGACGATCTCGGTCTGCCCGTTGCGCCGGATGCTGAGCTGGCCGCGCCGGATGGCGAGCTCGGTGGTCGTGCACCCGGCGCGCACCGCCCAGACCACGAGCAGCAGGAAGCCGAGGATGCCCGCCGCCCCGACGGTCGCCGATGTCGGCTCCCGCACCGCGGCGTACGACGCCGCGCCGGTCGCCGCGAGGACCGTGAGCAGTACCCAGGAGAGCGCCCGGCGGATCCCGCCGCGGACCGGGAACTGGGCGTCGGTGCTGGCGTTGAGCGCGGTCAGGTTGTCCTCGGGCTCGGTCCAGCGGCCGTGGGTGACCTCGGGTACCGCGCGCACCCGGGGCGGGGGCGCCGGCCGGACCGGGTCGGTCGCGGGCGCCGTCGCCTCCGGTGCCTGTGCCGGTGTCGTCGGGTCCGCTTCCGGGTCCGCTTCCGGCTCCGCGGGGGCCGCGCGCGGCGGCTTCGGCCTCCGCGGCAGGTCGGCGCGCAGCGCCTCGACCACGGACCGGCCGAGATCGGTGCTGTCCAGACCGCCGGCCTGGGCGATCCGGGGCGGCGGCTCGGGCGGCGTTTCGACGCCGAGCGCCTCGAGGACCGTGCGGCCTGCTCGGGTGGAGTCGGCTCGGGTGGAGTCGGCTCGGGTGGCGTCGGTCCGGCGTGGAGCGGGGGAGGCGGCCGGGGCGAGGCCACCGCCGCGGGGCGCACCGACGACCCGGGCGTCGCGCGCATAGGTGGCCCGCTTGTTCAGCCAGGCGCGGATGCTCTCCGTGTCCGGACCGAACTCGTCATTGCTCCCCACGAGCGAGTCCTCTCTGTTCCCTCTCCGCCGCTCAGGCTACTCCGCACCGGACCGGACCGTCGCCGGTCCGGTGGTCCCGTCCGGGTAGTCCCAACGGACCAGGCCCGCGTGGTCCTTCCCGCCCGGACGGTAGATTGAGAGCGATTCCCAGTCCGATGGCCCTGTCCTCAGGAGGTCCGGTGACCGACACCCGCCCCGCCGTGCTCCGGCCGACCCGGCAGCGCCGGGCGATCACCGATGCCCTGGCCCAGGCGGCCGACTTCCAGAGCGCGCAGGAGATCCACGACAGTCTTCGGCGCACCGGCGACAAGGTCGGCCTCGCCACGGTCTACCGGACGCTCCAGGCCATGGCCGAGGCCGGCGACGTCGACGTCCGCCACAATCCGGCCGGCGAGGCGACGTACCGGCAGTGCAGCGACTCGCACCACCACCACCTGGTCTGCCGCTCCTGCGGTCGCACCGTCGAGATCACCGGCTCCGCCGTGGAGCGGTGGGCGCGGGCCATCGCCGACGAGCACGGATTCACCGAGGTCAGCCACACCGTCGAACTGGTCGGACTGTGCGCCGACTGCGCGCGGCGGCAGGCGCAGCGCTCGGAGTAGAGCGCTCGGAGTAGGCCGTGCGGGGCTCGAACCCGCGACACTCGGATTAAAAGTCCGGTGCTCTACCAACTGAGCTAACGGCCCGGGGCGAGCCTAGTGGTCGGCCCGGGTGCGGTCGCGATCGCCCGGGCGCGTGACGCACCGCGGAACAACGGCGGCAGGTAGCGCACCATCAGCGCCGACCAGACCGTATGGGTGATCAGCGGGGCCTGGAGGCCGCCCGAGGCGCGACGCTGGAGGCCGAACAGGGTGCCCATGACGCCCGCCGCGAGGACGAGGGCGGGGTTGCGGGTGGTGGCGGTGGCAAGCGTGTACACCGCTGTCGACCGCGCGACCGGGTTCCTCCCTCCGAGGGCTGCATACAGTGCGCCGCGGAAGAAGATCTCCTCGCCGACCCCGTTGGCGAGCGTGGTGGCCAGCACCCTCCGGTCCTCCCCCTCGTGTGCGAAGCGCAGCACCCGCGCCACCGCGTCACCGAGGAGCGGGACCCGCCGGGTCAGCAGCGCCCCGGCGTAGAACACGCCGAAGGCCGCCACGCCGGTGGCCACGGGGGTGAGGATCGGGCGGCGCAGCGTCGCGTCCCGGTTCTCGATCCAGCCCAGGTGGAGCGGTCCGGAGGCCAACCCGCCGACGCTCCACACTCCCGCGACCGCGGCGGTCGAGAGGTAGAACTCGCGTGATCCCGGGGCGGTGGAGAGCGAGGCG
This region of Nocardioides sp. L-11A genomic DNA includes:
- a CDS encoding type II CAAX endopeptidase family protein; translation: MSPRNRLDRLLPRPLSHVVVTEVAATPAEHRRRRRVVATTAVAGAGLLGASLSTAPGSREFYLSTAAVAGVWSVGGLASGPLHLGWIENRDATLRRPILTPVATGVAAFGVFYAGALLTRRVPLLGDAVARVLRFAHEGEDRRVLATTLANGVGEEIFFRGALYAALGGRNPVARSTAVYTLATATTRNPALVLAAGVMGTLFGLQRRASGGLQAPLITHTVWSALMVRYLPPLFRGASRARAIATAPGPTTRLAPGR
- a CDS encoding Fur family transcriptional regulator, giving the protein MTDTRPAVLRPTRQRRAITDALAQAADFQSAQEIHDSLRRTGDKVGLATVYRTLQAMAEAGDVDVRHNPAGEATYRQCSDSHHHHLVCRSCGRTVEITGSAVERWARAIADEHGFTEVSHTVELVGLCADCARRQAQRSE